In bacterium, a single window of DNA contains:
- a CDS encoding GDP-mannose 4,6-dehydratase, with translation MPDFRDLNVFLTGGAGFIGSHTVDELLKLGARVVCLDNFDPYYDRAEKVGNLEFCSTDPRFELIEGDIRDSVLLRHTLRRTKPNIIVHLAARAGVRPSLQDPAGYADVNVQGTAVLLEAAREEGIRDFVFASSSSVYGNQGGGPLAESLPTDTPLSPYGATKKAGEVLCHSYHHVYGMSVACLRFFTVYGPRQRPDLAIRKFVRLALDGEPIPFFGDGSSRRDYTHISDILTGILGAIRWARTSEPRYGIFNLGSAHPISLSELVNMIERSVGQPVQRQMLPLQPGDVFQTYADTSLAEAELGFRHEIEFEDGLREFVRWMIEKRSSES, from the coding sequence ATGCCTGATTTTCGAGACCTAAACGTCTTTTTGACGGGCGGGGCCGGTTTCATCGGTTCCCACACAGTAGATGAGCTCCTGAAGCTTGGGGCACGGGTGGTCTGTCTGGACAACTTCGACCCCTATTACGACCGCGCCGAGAAGGTGGGGAATCTTGAGTTCTGTAGCACGGATCCACGTTTTGAGCTCATCGAAGGCGACATCCGCGATTCCGTATTGCTTCGACATACACTTCGCCGCACGAAACCGAACATCATTGTTCATCTGGCGGCCCGCGCGGGAGTTCGTCCTTCCCTGCAAGACCCGGCCGGCTATGCCGACGTCAACGTCCAGGGTACGGCTGTTCTCTTGGAAGCGGCTCGCGAGGAAGGAATTCGCGATTTCGTTTTCGCGTCTTCTTCCTCCGTCTATGGAAACCAGGGCGGCGGACCGCTCGCGGAATCGCTTCCCACCGACACTCCGCTCTCACCCTACGGCGCGACTAAAAAAGCCGGCGAAGTCCTCTGCCATTCCTACCACCACGTTTATGGAATGTCCGTAGCTTGCTTGCGCTTTTTCACCGTCTATGGCCCGCGCCAAAGACCCGATCTGGCCATCCGCAAATTCGTTCGCCTCGCTCTCGACGGCGAGCCCATCCCCTTCTTCGGAGACGGTTCTTCGCGGCGCGACTACACTCACATCAGCGACATCCTCACCGGTATCCTCGGCGCAATCCGGTGGGCGCGAACGAGCGAACCTCGCTATGGCATCTTCAATCTCGGTTCCGCCCATCCGATATCCCTCAGTGAACTCGTGAACATGATTGAACGTTCCGTCGGGCAGCCGGTTCAAAGACAAATGCTCCCCCTCCAACCCGGAGATGTATTCCAAACCTATGCCGATACTTCCCTCGCCGAGGCGGAACTGGGTTTCCGTCACGAAATCGAGTTTGAAGATGGCCTGCGTGAGTTCGTTCGATGGATGATTGAGAAACGTTCGTCCGAGAGTTGA
- a CDS encoding TIGR00282 family metallophosphoesterase, whose protein sequence is MRVLFVGDVFGKPGLEAVKRLLPGLLRSEQADFCIVNGENAEHGKGLLAGQARDVFDAGADVITGGNHTLFRDKTHELTDEESRVLRPLNLPDGAPGRGRGVFDVRAGQRMGVVNLIGRAMLPPTDDPFRIGKAAIEELRSETSLIFVDFHAEATAEKLAFARYVDGLATAVIGTHTHVQTADEEVLPGGTAYITDAGMTGSHAGVIGLKTEHALHRFLHPMMGNKSGCAEGDVRLSGVVIDADAQSGRALVIHRFQIRLAGE, encoded by the coding sequence ATTCGCGTTCTGTTCGTGGGCGATGTATTCGGGAAGCCCGGTCTGGAGGCGGTGAAGCGTCTCCTGCCCGGGCTTCTCCGTTCCGAGCAGGCGGATTTCTGCATCGTGAACGGCGAGAACGCCGAGCACGGCAAGGGTCTACTGGCCGGGCAGGCTCGCGACGTGTTTGACGCGGGAGCGGACGTGATTACCGGCGGCAACCACACGCTCTTCCGCGACAAGACACATGAACTTACCGATGAGGAATCGCGGGTCTTGCGGCCTCTGAATTTGCCGGACGGCGCTCCCGGCCGGGGACGGGGAGTGTTCGACGTGCGGGCCGGGCAACGGATGGGAGTCGTTAATTTGATCGGTCGCGCCATGCTTCCGCCGACGGATGATCCGTTTCGCATCGGTAAAGCGGCGATCGAAGAGTTGCGCTCCGAGACCTCGCTCATTTTCGTGGATTTTCACGCCGAGGCCACCGCCGAGAAGCTGGCCTTCGCGCGCTATGTGGACGGACTGGCAACGGCGGTGATCGGCACGCACACGCACGTGCAGACCGCAGACGAGGAAGTCCTGCCGGGCGGGACGGCGTACATTACCGACGCGGGAATGACCGGATCCCACGCCGGAGTGATCGGACTGAAGACGGAACACGCGCTGCACCGCTTTCTGCATCCGATGATGGGAAACAAATCGGGTTGCGCCGAGGGAGACGTGCGGCTGTCGGGTGTGGTAATTGACGCCGACGCACAATCGGGACGAGCGCTGGTGATCCATCGTTTTCAGATACGGCTTGCCGGAGAATAA
- the hpt gene encoding hypoxanthine phosphoribosyltransferase, with translation MIAATDERTSEIVGVAPYRFKRMISREEIHRHLRMVAARLREDYAERNPVFVGVLNGCFAFMADLVREVNIPCEVDFIRLSSYTTNMKPGPIRLVKDVDTDLAGRHVVVVEDIVDTGKSLDFLRDHLRRKKPASLVMATMFRKPSALAGGEQAEYVGMDIPDRFVVGYGLDYAHQWRYLADLYARTDE, from the coding sequence ATGATCGCAGCGACGGATGAGCGGACCAGCGAGATTGTCGGCGTTGCTCCCTATCGTTTCAAACGAATGATTTCGCGAGAGGAAATCCATCGCCATTTGCGGATGGTCGCCGCCCGCCTGCGCGAGGACTACGCGGAGCGGAATCCGGTGTTTGTCGGCGTATTGAACGGCTGCTTCGCCTTCATGGCCGATCTGGTTCGGGAAGTGAATATCCCCTGTGAGGTGGATTTCATTCGACTATCGAGCTACACCACGAACATGAAACCCGGCCCGATCCGGCTGGTGAAGGACGTGGATACGGATCTTGCCGGGCGGCACGTGGTCGTTGTCGAAGACATTGTGGACACCGGCAAGTCGCTGGACTTCCTGCGGGATCATCTTCGCCGAAAGAAGCCCGCCAGCCTGGTGATGGCGACGATGTTCCGGAAACCGTCCGCACTCGCGGGAGGCGAGCAGGCGGAATACGTGGGAATGGATATCCCGGATCGTTTTGTGGTGGGCTATGGGCTGGACTACGCTCATCAGTGGCGTTATCTGGCCGATTTGTACGCTCGTACCGACGAATAG
- the tilS gene encoding tRNA lysidine(34) synthetase TilS, whose protein sequence is MELIQSEKRKLIVRPEWADEPDRFVQRWVRPPERILVAVSGGADSVGLLAYLADAYGRGGDRLVVGHVDHSLRADSALDADFVREIAKKWGFLCCVRREDVPKRARERRLSQEAAARSVRYEALTEMAEKHGCRWIVTGHTLDDSAETVLMRMRSGAPWYEWTAIPRRRGRVLRPLLTIRRETLRKWVEEGDIPFREDPTNQDLRHARNRIRRYLLNKQDFWNVTKMQHVAEAGQALGQGLEIMRKLSKVMPIRFQDGESKSAIGLAIEGIFRYFSCLSFIPVEAAWRDLTGERDSRLPSALRRQINDMLRGRTPEAQIELPAGIRALRRGRVLWLLREHPAEVCRRIGMGEWSVPERNGILLLCEERPDDASITWMIPVRRDLADRELWLRSWRAGDRLKSAGRPMKKVADLLAERRRNPLERARTLVVTDADGPLWIVGGETAERALADSYTTQPMWIAWKGQNDRSDG, encoded by the coding sequence GTGGAATTAATCCAAAGCGAGAAAAGGAAGCTGATTGTCCGGCCTGAGTGGGCGGATGAACCTGATCGCTTCGTGCAGCGATGGGTAAGACCGCCGGAGCGGATCTTAGTAGCTGTATCGGGCGGGGCGGACTCCGTGGGTTTGCTCGCGTATCTGGCGGACGCGTATGGCCGGGGCGGCGATCGGTTGGTCGTCGGACATGTTGATCACAGTTTGCGAGCTGATTCCGCTCTCGATGCAGACTTCGTGCGCGAAATTGCCAAAAAATGGGGATTCCTGTGTTGCGTACGGCGTGAGGACGTGCCCAAGCGCGCGCGAGAACGGCGGCTCTCGCAGGAAGCGGCGGCGAGATCGGTGCGATACGAAGCGCTGACGGAAATGGCCGAGAAGCACGGATGCCGATGGATCGTAACCGGCCATACCCTCGATGATTCGGCAGAAACGGTTCTGATGCGGATGCGAAGCGGAGCCCCGTGGTACGAATGGACGGCGATTCCCCGGCGGCGAGGACGGGTGCTGCGTCCGCTGCTGACCATTCGGCGGGAAACACTTCGGAAATGGGTAGAAGAAGGAGATATCCCATTTCGTGAAGATCCGACCAACCAAGACCTCCGGCATGCAAGAAATCGAATCCGACGTTATCTTTTAAATAAACAAGACTTTTGGAATGTCACGAAGATGCAGCATGTGGCTGAGGCGGGACAGGCGCTCGGGCAAGGTTTGGAGATCATGCGGAAGCTTAGTAAAGTCATGCCGATACGCTTTCAAGACGGAGAGTCGAAGAGTGCCATTGGCCTTGCAATTGAGGGGATTTTCCGCTATTTTAGTTGTTTAAGTTTCATTCCGGTTGAGGCTGCGTGGCGGGACCTGACCGGTGAGAGGGACTCTCGGCTTCCCTCCGCCCTTCGCCGACAGATAAACGATATGCTGAGAGGTCGAACTCCCGAGGCACAGATCGAGCTGCCGGCGGGGATTCGTGCACTACGACGTGGCCGCGTGCTGTGGCTTCTCCGTGAGCACCCGGCCGAGGTTTGTAGGCGGATCGGGATGGGAGAGTGGTCGGTTCCCGAACGAAACGGGATTCTGCTGCTATGCGAGGAACGGCCGGACGATGCGAGTATAACGTGGATGATTCCGGTTCGTCGCGATCTGGCCGATCGAGAACTGTGGCTGCGAAGCTGGCGGGCCGGAGACCGGCTGAAATCCGCTGGCCGACCGATGAAAAAAGTGGCCGACCTGCTGGCTGAACGAAGAAGGAATCCACTGGAACGCGCCCGGACGCTCGTGGTCACGGATGCGGATGGACCGTTGTGGATAGTGGGCGGAGAAACGGCCGAGCGAGCCTTGGCTGATTCATATACTACGCAACCGATGTGGATTGCATGGAAAGGACAGAATGATCGCAGCGACGGATGA
- the ftsH gene encoding ATP-dependent zinc metalloprotease FtsH, which produces MYILLLIVVGFIVVAQLLDRSSSETEIPYHQFEERLQQGMVKKGTIIGQTLHGEFNDGRRFRTTLPPQIDNDMVMRWRDLQMELQFKEKKPDIGSYLLNLLPWVLIIAFTIFLISRMQSGMGPKGLFSFGKSKARLFSESKPKITFVDVAGAEEAKEELAEIIEFLKNPRKFVRLGGRIPRGCLLLGPPGTGKTLLAKAVAGEAGVPFYTISGAEFVEMFVGVGASRVRDLFETGKKNAPCIIFIDEIDAVGRHRGAGLGGGHDEREQTLNQLLIEMDGFEENDGVILIAATNRPDILDPALLRPGRFDRQIVVDRPDVRGRLGILKVHAKNKPLAAEADLEIIAKSTPGMAGAELSNLMNEAALIAARLDQDEISMVDLEAAKDKVLMGVERKSVVVSDSEKRSTAYHEAGHVLIAKFVPGLDPVHKVTIIPRGRAMGLTHVVPLDDRHSYSRTFLESQLAFLMGGRVAEQLVFHELTTGAADDLKRISEIAKKMVTQWGMSDKLGPLRYGQKEDEVFLGRDYTHIQDYSDTTANAIDEGVRDIVRRAENTTREVLTRELERLHKLAKALIEREALDSREIDEVIGLPTENKTLPNDRT; this is translated from the coding sequence TTGTATATCCTGCTCCTGATCGTGGTGGGATTCATCGTGGTGGCTCAGCTCCTTGACCGAAGTTCGAGCGAGACCGAGATTCCCTATCATCAGTTCGAAGAGCGGTTGCAGCAGGGAATGGTCAAGAAAGGGACGATCATTGGCCAGACGCTGCACGGAGAATTCAATGACGGCCGCCGGTTTCGGACGACGCTGCCACCCCAGATAGACAACGATATGGTGATGCGATGGCGTGATCTCCAGATGGAATTGCAGTTCAAGGAAAAGAAGCCGGATATCGGAAGCTATCTCCTGAACCTGCTTCCCTGGGTTTTAATCATCGCGTTCACGATTTTCCTCATCAGCCGCATGCAGAGCGGGATGGGTCCCAAGGGACTATTCAGTTTCGGTAAGAGCAAGGCCAGACTGTTTTCGGAGAGCAAGCCCAAGATCACCTTTGTGGACGTTGCGGGAGCGGAAGAGGCCAAGGAAGAGCTGGCGGAGATCATCGAGTTCTTGAAGAATCCGCGCAAGTTCGTTCGTTTGGGCGGACGGATTCCGCGCGGTTGCCTGCTTTTGGGACCTCCGGGAACGGGAAAGACGTTGCTGGCCAAGGCGGTGGCGGGGGAAGCGGGTGTGCCGTTTTATACGATCAGCGGCGCGGAATTCGTGGAGATGTTCGTGGGCGTGGGTGCGAGCCGGGTTCGAGATCTGTTTGAAACCGGCAAGAAGAACGCTCCCTGTATCATTTTCATAGATGAAATTGACGCGGTGGGACGGCATCGCGGAGCCGGTCTTGGCGGCGGCCATGACGAGCGCGAGCAGACTTTAAATCAGCTTCTGATCGAGATGGACGGTTTTGAAGAGAACGACGGCGTGATTCTGATTGCGGCGACGAACCGTCCCGACATCCTGGATCCCGCGCTGCTACGGCCCGGTCGTTTCGACCGCCAGATCGTGGTGGATCGTCCCGACGTGCGAGGACGGCTGGGAATTCTCAAGGTGCATGCGAAGAACAAGCCGCTGGCGGCGGAAGCGGACTTGGAAATCATCGCCAAGAGCACTCCCGGTATGGCGGGAGCGGAACTCTCGAACCTCATGAACGAAGCGGCGCTTATCGCCGCGCGGCTGGATCAAGACGAAATTTCGATGGTGGATCTCGAAGCGGCCAAGGACAAGGTTCTGATGGGCGTGGAGCGCAAATCGGTAGTCGTCTCCGACAGCGAGAAGCGTTCCACGGCCTATCACGAGGCGGGCCACGTGCTGATCGCCAAATTCGTTCCGGGATTGGATCCCGTGCACAAAGTGACGATCATTCCGCGCGGGCGGGCGATGGGATTGACGCACGTCGTGCCGTTGGACGACCGCCATAGCTACAGCCGCACTTTTCTTGAGAGCCAACTCGCGTTCTTGATGGGCGGACGCGTGGCCGAACAGTTGGTGTTCCATGAACTCACCACCGGGGCGGCGGACGACCTGAAACGCATCTCCGAGATCGCCAAAAAAATGGTCACACAGTGGGGGATGTCGGACAAGCTGGGACCGCTTCGCTACGGACAAAAGGAAGACGAAGTATTCTTGGGCCGCGACTATACGCACATTCAGGACTACAGCGATACGACAGCCAACGCCATAGACGAGGGAGTGCGGGACATCGTACGACGAGCGGAGAACACCACCCGTGAAGTTCTCACCCGCGAACTGGAGCGGCTGCACAAACTGGCGAAAGCGCTGATCGAGCGAGAAGCTCTCGATAGCCGCGAGATAGACGAAGTCATCGGCCTACCGACCGAGAACAAGACCCTCCCGAACGACCGAACCTGA
- a CDS encoding amidohydrolase, translated as MQIIANTWIGTGTTRKLMIETHGDRIAQMIPENQARLRPDAIVCPPDSLLIPGLHDAHCHLLLGGFMLMECDFDGVESVEQFTDVLARYIREREIRPGEWIRGGRFDETRFRVTRHDIDRVCADSPVFIWTHDLHSALANTQALEAARIDQDTNDPPGGRFDRDEQGRLTGMLREPAAHLVEHAIPPPRPEQTRNALLKAQDHAFSRGITAVSSSVRRDHLAHYARFAGSAERKIRLNVWPVSENFRFEEDRFERVNATGYRVGTLKGFVDGALGSRSAAFYEPYDDTPGSSGMLVIEEGLLAEWIQAASEEHYQVALHAIGDRACSICLNALKRAGAAANPAELRPRVEHVQHLRKSDIPRFAELGVIASMQPIHSTADMRFVEPRLGKERAKSSYALRSLLDWGARLAFGSDWPVEDMNPVAGIAAAVTRQDANGNPPGGWQPQERIRADQALRAYTLGSAFAAFWEKDGGTIEEGKFADFTVLSRNVLTCKPEHIRETKALMTIVGGEIVFRDPDF; from the coding sequence ATGCAGATCATCGCGAACACATGGATCGGAACTGGAACGACCCGCAAGCTGATGATCGAGACGCATGGGGATCGGATTGCGCAGATGATTCCGGAGAACCAAGCGAGACTTCGGCCGGATGCGATTGTCTGTCCGCCGGACTCTCTGCTGATTCCGGGCTTGCACGACGCGCACTGTCACTTGCTGCTGGGCGGATTCATGCTCATGGAGTGTGATTTCGACGGCGTGGAGTCGGTCGAGCAGTTCACGGACGTGCTGGCGAGATACATTCGGGAACGTGAGATTCGTCCCGGTGAATGGATCCGCGGCGGGAGGTTCGACGAAACGCGTTTCCGCGTCACCCGCCATGACATAGACCGGGTCTGTGCCGACAGCCCCGTTTTCATCTGGACGCACGATCTGCACTCGGCGCTGGCGAATACGCAGGCTCTGGAAGCGGCTCGAATTGATCAGGATACGAACGATCCGCCGGGGGGAAGGTTCGACCGGGATGAACAGGGCCGGTTGACGGGAATGCTCCGCGAACCGGCGGCGCATTTGGTGGAGCACGCGATCCCGCCGCCACGCCCGGAGCAGACTCGAAACGCACTCTTGAAGGCACAGGATCACGCCTTTTCGCGCGGGATTACGGCCGTCAGCAGCAGCGTGCGACGAGACCATCTTGCTCACTATGCCCGGTTCGCGGGGAGCGCCGAGCGGAAAATCCGTCTGAATGTTTGGCCGGTGAGTGAAAATTTTCGATTCGAGGAGGATCGCTTCGAGCGAGTGAATGCGACCGGTTATCGCGTCGGCACGCTCAAAGGATTCGTGGACGGAGCGTTGGGCTCGAGGTCGGCGGCTTTTTACGAGCCGTATGACGACACACCGGGTTCATCGGGTATGCTGGTTATCGAGGAAGGATTGCTGGCCGAGTGGATTCAGGCTGCGTCTGAAGAGCATTATCAAGTGGCACTGCACGCGATCGGGGATCGAGCGTGCAGCATATGCTTGAATGCTCTGAAAAGAGCGGGAGCGGCTGCGAATCCGGCAGAGTTGCGCCCGCGGGTGGAACATGTTCAGCATCTTCGGAAGAGCGATATTCCGAGGTTCGCGGAACTGGGCGTGATCGCCTCGATGCAACCGATTCACTCTACGGCTGACATGCGGTTTGTGGAGCCGCGTCTGGGGAAGGAACGGGCGAAGTCTTCATATGCCTTGCGCAGTTTGTTGGATTGGGGTGCGCGGCTGGCGTTCGGGAGCGATTGGCCGGTCGAGGACATGAATCCTGTCGCGGGAATTGCGGCGGCGGTGACGCGGCAGGATGCAAATGGGAATCCGCCCGGAGGATGGCAGCCGCAAGAGCGGATTCGGGCCGATCAAGCTCTCCGAGCCTATACATTGGGCAGCGCGTTTGCCGCATTCTGGGAAAAAGACGGGGGAACGATTGAGGAGGGAAAGTTCGCGGATTTCACAGTGCTTTCACGCAACGTTCTGACCTGCAAACCGGAGCATATCCGCGAAACGAAGGCGCTGATGACGATTGTGGGAGGCGAGATTGTGTTCCGCGATCCAGACTTCTGA